Proteins encoded within one genomic window of Aspergillus nidulans FGSC A4 chromosome VII:
- a CDS encoding putative MFS transporter (transcript_id=CADANIAT00007872): MDDISQSEVPGTIFIVGTDATKLGEADVTTSNDIVLVPRPLETPRDPLNWPKSKKLWTLFLATLFATVVAYGENNLGAPWTEVAEDIDVTMKDMNGGSALNYLLLGFVNVLWIPTAMKLGRKVVYIFSMTIIMVSSVWNAYIYGVAQWYLNCLVGGIGQSAYQALIQLTVFDIFFAHQRGTMLAVYVWGQQLGSILALILGGYIAEGPGWRWSCKIVAILSVRLISVILRAAVADALQGSVVLLFIFTMDDSLFPRHALAIHQTTTVPQTQDSHQPEAENDTKKEQSVNLNRQPTISQGRADLLPRNYLHVLAPIHRWKEDKTTWWQYFRRPFHLFAFPNIIMAGLIYAFANTAGIVSFNTISEIMTGAPYNWSTGPTGLMFLAALVGSFIGMATGALGDILTLRLARANGGYKEPEMRLWTLSLSFVYGAVGYFMYGWSASDGKSWVLIAVGLGGMIAQQVSAASVATAYAMECFEGISSELVVVLAICSSCVNFAISYSVQPFIEATDYGRTFTCFGALVLCSLAMAGAGVKWGKSWRRRCASRYWKFLDHLDYALNTA, encoded by the exons ATGGACGACATTTCGCAGTCGGAAGTTCCAGGAACCATCTTTATTGTGGGGA CGGATGCGACAAAGCTGGGAGAAGCAGATGTCACCACATCGAACGATATCGTGCTCGTTCCTCGCCCACTCGAGACACCACGGGACCCCCTG AACTGGCCGAAGTCAAAGAAACTATGGACGCTCTTCTTAGCGACTCTCTTCGCGACCGTCGTCGCCTATGGCGAAAACAATCTTGGCGCGCCCTGGACGGAGGTCGCCGAAGATATCGACGTGACAATGAAAGACATGAATGGCGGCAGTGCACTGAACTACCTCCTTCTGGGGTTCGTGAACGTGCTCTGGATCCCGACGGCAATGAAACTTGGACGCAAGGTGGTGTACATTTTCAGCATGACGATCATTATGGTGTCAAGTGTATGGAACGCCTATATTTACGGCGTGGCGCAGTGGTATCTCAACTGTCTTGTGGGCGGGATTGGGCAGAGCGCCTATCAGGCACTGATTCAGCTTACG GTGTTTGATATTTTCTTTGCGCATCAGCGTGGAACCATGCTTGCTGTATATGTCTGGGGCCAGCAACTTGGATCAATTCTCGCCTTAATACTTGGCGGGTATATTGCTGAAGGACCagggtggagatggagctgcaAGATCGTTGCTATACTCAGCGTACGGTTAATTTCTGTTATCTTAAGGGCTGCGGTCGCTGATGCTCTACAGGGTTCTGTCGTGCTGTTGTTTATCTTCACTATGGACGACTCCCTCTTCCCCCGGCATGCTCTCGCTATCCACCAAACCACAACCGTTCCTCAAACCCAGGACAGTCACCAACCAGAAGCTGAGAATGACACCAAAAAAGAACAGTCTGTCAATCTAAACCGCCAGCCAACGATCAGCCAGGGCCGAGCAGACCTCCTCCCGCGCAATTACCTGCACGTCTTGGCGCCGATTCATCGCTGGAAAGAGGACAAGACGACATGGTGGCAGTATTTCCGACGCcccttccatctcttcgcaTTTCCTAACATTATCATG GCCGGCCTAATCTACGCATTTGCCAACACAGCAGGAATCGTCTCCTTCAATACCATCTCCGAAATCATGACCGGTGCCCCGTATAACTGGTCCACGGGGCCGACAGGCCTCATGTTCCTAGCAGCATTGGTTGGGTCTTTCATCGG AATGGCTACCGGCGCCCTCGGCGACATCCTAACCCTGCGCCTTGCCCGCGCGAACGGCGGGTACAAAGAGCCCGAGATGCGTCTCTGGACTCTGAGTCTAAGTTTCGTTTACGGGGCTGTCGGATACTTCATGTACGGGTGGTCTGCGTCAGATGGCAAATCTTGGGTCTTGATCGCAGTCGGTCTGGGCGGGATGATCGCGCAGCAGGTCTCCGCGGCGAGTGTGGCAACCGCTTATGCGATGGAGTGCTTCGAGGGG ATCTCGAGCGAGCTGGTTGTGGTGCTGGCGATTTGTTCTTCGTGTGTGAACTTTGCCATCTCGTACTCTGTCCAGCCGTTCATTGAGGCAACCGACTACGGACGCACGTTTACCTGCTTTGGGGCGCTAGTTCTATGTAGTTTGGCGATGGCTGGTGCAGGAGTGAAATGGGGGAAgagttggcggagacgaTGTGCGAGCAGGTACTGGAAGTTT CTTGACCATCTTGACTACGCCCTGAATACGGCCTGA
- a CDS encoding protein alcU (transcript_id=CADANIAT00007873): MSQLTKDSSILIIGGGTWGCSTALQLARAGYKNVTVLERSPIPSPSAAGNDVNKIMEEGAPSDTDTPEQYVWNRMHQITANAWKTDPVFRPFYHPTGFIMAASQDDAMPHVDKYISTCRDKLRLLNSAADFRATMPLGVLTGDFSGWKGFFREAGAGWVFARGALEAAYKEASRLGVKFVTGDEGGVKSLLYTDDQSDIVGAKTADEKEHRADRVILCAGAGSDQLLDFEKQLRPTAWTLAHIQMTEEERKLWKDLPVLFNVNSGFFIEPDSTGQLKFVDEHPGYCNIPTSEVLNDFPKSIPFAKHQIPLQSEHAARQFLRDTVPQIADRPFAFARICWDADTPDRQFLIDQHPKYKSLTVAVGGSGNGFMMMPAVGIAIKQRLEGVLEEKLKYAFRWRPETAVHRDWRDTQDRFGGTGTVRNFQDVEVWTRVGEEII; this comes from the exons ATGTCTCAACTCACCAAAGACTCATCTATTCTCATCATCGGTGGCGGTACCTGGGGCTGCAGCACCGCTCTCCAGCTTGCGCGAGCCGGCTACAAAAACGTCACCGTCCTTGAGCGCAGTCCGATACCGTCACCCTCTGCTGCCGGAAATGATGTAAACAAAATCATGGAGGAGG GCGCACCGTCCGACACAGACACCCCCGAGCAATACGTCTGGAACCGGATGCACCAGATCACCGCCAATGCCTGGAAGACCGACCCCGTATTTCGCCCCTTCTACCACCCAACAGGTTTTATTATGGCCGCGAGCCAGGACGATGCAATGCCTCATGTTGACAAGTACATTAGCACCTGCAGAGATAAACTCCGGTTACTCAACTCGGCCGCGGATTTCAGAGCTACAATGCCGTTGGGCGTCCTGACAGGGGACTTTTCCGGCTGGAAAGGTTTCTTCCGCgaggctggcgctggatggGTATTTGCGAGGGGGGCGCTAGAAGCGGCCTACAAAGAGGCTTCGCGGCTGGGCGTGAAGTTTGTTACGGGTGACGAAGGGGGTGTCAAGAGCCTTCTCTACACGGATGACCAAAGCGACATCGTCGGCGCAAAGACCGCCGACGAAAAAGAGCATCGTGCAGACCGCGTCATTCTCtgtgctggcgctggaagTGACCAGTTACTTGACTTTGAGAAACAGTTGCGCCCGACGGCTTGGACACTTGCGCATATCCAGatgacggaggaggagaggaagcttTGGAAGGATCTGCCTGTACTATTCAACGTCAATTCCGGTTTCTTTATC GAACCCGACTCGACGGGGCAGCTAAAATTCGTCGACGAACACCCGGGCTACTGCAACATTCCCACCTCCGAGGTCTTGAATGACTTCCCTAAGTCCATTCCATTCGCCAAACATCAGATCCCACTACAGTCCGAGCACGCGGCACGGCAGTTCCTTCGCGATACGGTCCCCCAGATAGCGGATCGCCCCTTTGCCTTTGCGCGAATCTGCTGGGACGCCGACACGCCGGACCGCCAATTCCTTATTGATCAGCATCCGAAGTACAAGTCTCTCACAGTTGCAGTGGGAGGTTCTGGCAATGGCTTTATGATGATGCCGGCTGTGGGGATTGCCATTAAACAGAGGCTGGAGGGCGTGCTtgaggagaagctgaagtATGCGTTTCGGTGGAGGCCGGAGACGGCAGTCCACAGGGACTGGAGGGACACTCAGGACAGGTTTGGCGGCACGGGAACCGTCAGGAACTTCCAGGACGTCGAGGTTTGGACAAGGGTTGGGGAGGAGATAATTTAG